DNA sequence from the Canis lupus familiaris isolate Mischka breed German Shepherd unplaced genomic scaffold, alternate assembly UU_Cfam_GSD_1.0 chrUn_S597H759, whole genome shotgun sequence genome:
tgaatcttttaaattcttctctgatttcctggttgaccctttcatcttttagcaggatggtccttaacctccacgtttgaaattcttccaaacttcttcttgtgatatagttctagtttcaaagcattatggtctgaaactatgcaggggacaatcccaatcttttagtatcCGTTAAGACCTGAtgtgtgacccagtatgtggtctattctggagaaagctccatgtgcacttgagaagaacgtgtattcagctgcatttggatgtaaagttctgtaactatctgtgaaatccatctggtccagtgaagcatttaaagctcttgtttctttggagatgttgtgcttagaagacctgtcaattgtagaaagtgctatattccagtcaccaagtataagtgttttattatttaagtatgtcttaactttggttattaattgactgatataCTTGGCGGCttccacattcggggcataaatattcatgattgttaggtcctcttgttggatagatccttttagtatgatatagtgtccctcttcatctctcactacagtctttgggacacactttaatttctctgatataaggatggctacccctgctttcttttgaggaccatttgaatggtccatggttctccaaccttttattttcaggctgtaggtgtcctttgtccaaaatgagtctcttgaagacagcaaatagatgggtcttttttttatccagtctgaaaccctgcaccttctgatggggtcattaagcccattcacgttcagagttactattgaaagataggatttagtgtcatcatgatacctattcagtccctgtttttgtggatagTTCCCTTGGACCTCCTCTTtctttacagggtcccccttaatatttctggcagagccagcttggtggtcacatattctttcagtttctgcctatcttggaagctctttatctctcctgctattctgaatgagagccttgctggataaagtattcttggctgcaggttcttttcatttaggaccctgactatatcctgctgACGCTTTCtcgcctgccaggtctctgtggagaggtctgctgttgtcctaatgcttctccccataaaagttagtgatttcttatctcttgctgctttaaaaggatcttctctttatgtttggaattgcaaagcttcactattaaatgtcgaggtggtgacgatttttattgattttaggggggggagtCTTCTatcctcctggatctgaatgcctataaCCTCCCCccagttagggaagttctcagctatgatttgttcaaatatagtttctggacctctgtcccttgcgtcgccctcaggaaccccaattaaacgtagattttccttctgaggctgtgattttatttcccttaacctatcctcatggtcttattgtctttctattttttactcagtttccatacttgccatcaacttgtcttctatgtcactcactcgttgcTTCTACCTCATtaaacccttgtcgttaggacctccagttttgattgcatctcatttaattgattttaattttggcctgatgagcctctaaattctgcagtcatgagtctcttgaatcttttatgcttttttctagagccaccagtagttgtataatagtgcttctgaattggctttctgacattgaattgtattcgaaattttgtaactctgtggagagaggactgtttcttgATTTTAGTATTGAGGTgagttttttccttctagtcagtttgctcagtgcagagtggccaacaacatgttgtactggaaaaaggagaaaaagggggaaaaaaaagaagaaataaaaaagaataaaaaagggggtggggaaacaacagaaacaaacagaaaagaaaaaacaaaggggagtatcctctgattccatatactgtaaatcccttgacttcccctggaactttccaggctgcttggtcaataacttgcttttcctctgACCTTcgagctggtcttctgggggagggggcctgctgtgctgattctcaggtgtgtgcacctgggggagctgcccagccctctACCAGGTCTACAATTCAGTGGGGAttctttatcctgtgaggcccctgctcaggccaaggtacagggtgacaccaggagggacaaccacaGTAGCGGCGGCCAGctgtccagctctggagtcagctcccacagtaactactgcagctccaaTGTGCAGGGGTCTGGGTGCTCCAGGGTAGGGGcacgatctgcacagctcggggccacccGGCGGCAGGAGAGACCTGGCTGTCCTTTGTCCTCCCGGCCCTCTGCCTGTGCTGGGGAAGCCCCAGATCCTCGGCTGTGTctcccagtgccctgggctctggggcctctgacactgtgaatggacctaaagtaccacgatgtgtaatttaaaagcatcagagtcAATTTTGTGTGAAGTTAACTTATCCTTTATTGCAATAAAAACTCTATAAGCTATTATACAggttaaagaaaaactcaaaaaatagaaacagtgaaATAACAGGGGAGGGCAAGCCTCTGTTGGGCTGTAGCCATCACGAGCCCCGCGGTGGGAGCTGGGGGCGGGCCCCGAGGTGGTCAGGGGGCTGCTAACGGATCGAAGCAGGTTGTTCCAGAGGCAGGTTGCAGGTCTGGCCCTCTGGGGACCCCGATTGCAGGCACCAGGCACTACTCTTCCGGGGTGGCCATGGGAGCAGGTGGCTCCTCACATAGGGGCAGGGAAACATAGGTTCGAACCAGCACGTGCACCACCTTCACCTCAGGAGCCAGCATCTCTGCCTTGACCAAGTCCTCATCTCCAGCAGCCACTATCCCTTCAGACCCGGAACCTTCCCCAGGCTCCACAGTTGGAGCTGGGGCGGGCTCCTCGGTGGTTCAACAGGTTGCTCCATCCCCGAGGCCAGTTGCTCCATCAAGTTAGGAGGTGGCTGGGGCACATCCACGACCTCGAGAGCAGGGGGTGGTGCCTGCTCCTCTTCCAGGGctcccaggggtgcagggggctccTGCAGGGCAGCAGTGACCACTATCTGCAGGGGCTTTGCCTCCCCAGCAGGCGGCTCATCGCAGgccaagccctcagccccagcagccaggccccACGGGGCAGCAGGCCCCACGGTTGGAGCTGGGGTGCATTCCAGAGTGGGTTCAGGGTGTTTTCCTCGGGCCGAAGCTGTAgatccaagaagacaaagtatcacCACCAGGACAGACTGTCCACGTCCCTCCCAAATCAAGGCCACTCTTCCCGCCACTCGATGTGTGTGAGggcaagagccctgggaggtgtccccaggctgcagcccgtggggtggggtgtgagcccaccccctgctcctggTCCAGCAGCAAGGAGGCTGGATCTGCGGCCCCCCACATCCCCAGCTCGGCCACCCCcagtcctcctcacccccagcctctcgCTCTGCTGCATGGAGGCGTCTGAATTGCCTCAGGTGACGCAGGGCCCGGAGATGCGCATCTGTGCCTGGCATGTGCTGTCTTAACAATTCCAGGAGTTTTATAAGGGAGGGAAATTCTGGGAACTGATGAAAGTCGTCCCCATAATAATTCAGCCATATTTCCATCATGAAGGACATGGCCCTGGGAGGGACAGGCGGGAACAGGCATCAGAAGACAGGGCTCTGTcacatgcaggtgtcccggggaagccctgcaggacccGGCCTTCCGCGCAGGGTGTCGGAGACCAGTCCTGCTCCTCGTCCCCCTGCCACCTGGtggtcctgcctgccacaggcctgctccccgaggaggggctgggatgcaacctctgtgtggggagcccaggcccagcgGGGGTGACCATCAGCGTCTCTCCTGGGGAagcagggctccctcctcagcctggtccctgcccacctgccccttaAGTCCACCGGCAGGCATCAGGGGACGGGGGGCGTCTGGCctgtcattgccctcactgcacacactgttgctctgggaagctccaaggcaggagggctcgggctctgtgtcctgccaggccttgccaggagccGCCCGGGACCGCCAccttccttcctgtgtctctgtgctgcCTCCCTCCCGAGGGGCCCCCcgggggtgtccttccactgactctaatctccCTTCTCCCACGGGGCCGGGGCCGCCTGGTCCGGGAGCCCTCACCGGCCCTCCTGAGCATCTGCTGTTCCCCcgggtccaggtgccaccagaCTGGGGAGTacgatgctccccaccccctctgctctgggctccaggtgtggggcagagagagggttggggggggcaTGGAGAAGGTCTCCCTGAGGGGTCTCAGTGCCTCCCACCAAGCCCACACCCCATCCACcgctctcctttgctcttttccaGAAGGGGCATTAGACCTTTTCCCTGTCACGGGAAtgcagatgtgtggggtgagggggcaggcCCCCACCGCCCCACAGCCCCTTCGCTGCCCTCCaggagagggaaggccctcctgcaggagccgGAGTCACTCACAGTTTCCAGCACTGCAGGACCACATCGTTGTTACCCCACGCATCTGCGATGCACCCATACCTAGAGGAGAGCAGGGACATCCCATGAATCGTCCTGTGGACGCGACCTCTCATCATAGGGGGCTTCACCCTCTGACCCCGACTAGGCCTTGCCCCGGGGGCAGTCAGCTTTGTGCCCCGGGGGCAGTCAGCTTCGTGCGTGGGGCCACGGGCAGCTCCCGGAGAAGTGCCCgcacctgctggggcctcctgaaGGCCTGAGCATGAAAGGGCTCTGGCCAGGCCCATGGCCCATATCTTAGTGGGCTTGGGGGGTCCCGGGGTTTCCCTGTCTggctgccccaggacacagacccccgatggactctcaaacctccctttcaatggggaaacaggccGCTCAGGACCCTGGTgatggggggggcagggaggaggcacaggcctGGTCACGGGGAGGAGGACggctgctgagcacaggcacagcccctctggccgacccgccacaggccaggccccggggctgccctccaggacctCAATAGGCCCTGGGGGACCCTGCTCCAGGCGGGGGAGCAGCCCGAGGCCGGGAAGCTcacaccatccccagcctccccagcagcaggtggcccagccctgggctgcggaggggcaggtgctcactcgGTGAACAGCAGGTCCAACACCTCGTCCGTGGTGGCAAATGTACGATAATCCTCTAAAAAGCTGAAGATGTAGATGACGTCCCTGCGCTGCAAGGCGAGCAGCAGTTGTCGGACTTTGTACTCCAGCAGCTCCGTCCGGGTGAGCTTGGTCAGGACGATCTGATGCCCCTTCCCGGCCGCGGCCCCTGCaccctgaggtgggacagaggggacgtgcagcctgcagggagccgccaggagacctgggatcccgcCCCTGCAGGCCCTGCGCTGGG
Encoded proteins:
- the LOC119874679 gene encoding ral guanine nucleotide dissociation stimulator-like isoform X3 codes for the protein MFSCCRPTSGGSGSQEPQGCGLFLCCRQWLQHRYQGVRAVIRRRRQGAGAAAGKGHQIVLTKLTRTELLEYKVRQLLLALQRRDVIYIFSFLEDYRTFATTDEVLDLLFTEYGCIADAWGNNDVVLQCWKLAMSFMMEIWLNYYGDDFHQFPEFPSLIKLLELLRQHMPGTDAHLRALRHLRQFRRLHAAEREAGASARGKHPEPTLECTPAPTVGPAAPWGLAAGAEGLACDEPPAGEAKPLQIVVTAALQEPPAPLGALEEEQAPPPALEVVDVPQPPPNLMEQLASGMEQPVEPPRSPPQLQLWSLGKVPGLKG